The Desulfomicrobium orale DSM 12838 genome includes a window with the following:
- the mfd gene encoding transcription-repair coupling factor, with amino-acid sequence MPPESAAPVFSFTSSRIFRHVPTAFLQKFLTGPDYQVRVFKSGPASQLRLAQHLLAKGRNVVLVLPSSAELPLYSSLASLLASAEAELPFWERTWARFPQYAVEETPRRSSWPERWKALFTLSRPGRARGVLLPLENLLQKWPHPDILQHEYLHLGKGEEIIQDDLLETLINWGYRRVSMVTAVGEISLRGDILDVFAPGYDLPLRMEFFGDTLERIGLFEPMSQRSRTELETVALLPVTGCIGAGTYREDARAMYDGWLRLGELSRTARAALEEEDAPAGLPPAMYYPGAVGLDAWLPRDSVFIIAEAQDLRTKLEEAGWAWQNHFREREWPRQGLVLTSGDARKIWEGSRRILCESLVMGVRGDGEELPEESVNGFEDLFWTPESRNRPWRALMQALPEWRRIYDQTLFCFHTEQSRRKFLQLAAQDQHVLKTEYSASERGIFALVGSLGRGMRLPWARMQILPESVLQPGAPKAHKAAARAFRGLDTFDDLEAGALLIHRDYGLCRFGGLHRIRFGSVANDYLLLQYEGEDRLYLPVDRLGQVQRYKGPEGATPALDRLGGTAWTRARERTRQSVAKIARDLVEMYAFRKIAKGFTYHPLSELYWEFEAGFGFEATRDQEKAIADVLADMERSEPMDRLVCGDVGFGKTEVALRAAFRAVVDGKQVALLCPTTVLAEQHYQTFRQRMEPFSISVGLLSRFVPAAGQKRVIDAVRRGQVDVLIGTHRMLSKDVEFANLSLLILDEEQRFGVKHKERIKKMRSTIDVLTLTATPIPRTLQLSLSGIRGLSVIETPPRDRKPVETSLMERDAGELRPILERELARGGQVFWVYNRVQGLERVAEFVSSLAPQARVGMAHGQMKAQDLEDTMHRFWHGELDILVCTAIVESGLDFPRANTLIVDQAQLFGLGQLYQLRGRVGRSSEQAYAYFIIPDLDRLQETSRKRLKIILDMDYLGAGFKVAMEDLRLRGAGNILGEAQSGTMGKVGLDLFLEMLEEEVARLRGGKVETHIEPELNLGFQALIPEEYMPDGQERLQCYKSLSSCREEAEILEIVDDLRDRFGSLPEALKTFVAVLMVKIDARRLGAVRVDLFEDRALMHWDETRHSLDLEKLMTWVRERADSARLLPPAKLELRMAGQSSRAEAMRLLKDMLTDLRRRLHGEDNPKIELDAALAQG; translated from the coding sequence ATGCCGCCGGAGTCCGCCGCTCCGGTTTTTTCGTTCACCTCCAGCCGGATTTTTCGTCACGTGCCTACCGCCTTTCTACAGAAATTTCTCACCGGTCCGGACTATCAGGTTCGCGTCTTCAAAAGCGGCCCGGCCTCGCAGTTGCGTTTGGCCCAGCATCTGCTGGCAAAAGGCAGAAACGTGGTGCTGGTGCTGCCCTCCAGCGCGGAGCTACCTCTTTATTCCTCCTTGGCTTCGCTTCTGGCTTCCGCGGAAGCGGAACTGCCGTTCTGGGAGCGGACCTGGGCGCGTTTCCCCCAGTATGCGGTGGAGGAGACTCCACGGCGTTCATCCTGGCCCGAGCGGTGGAAAGCGCTGTTTACCCTGTCCCGGCCGGGCCGGGCGCGCGGCGTTCTGCTGCCTCTGGAAAACCTGCTGCAGAAATGGCCGCATCCGGATATTCTCCAGCACGAGTACCTGCATCTGGGCAAGGGAGAGGAGATCATTCAGGACGACCTGCTGGAAACCCTGATCAACTGGGGATACCGGCGCGTGTCCATGGTCACGGCCGTGGGCGAGATTTCCCTGCGCGGCGACATTCTGGACGTGTTCGCTCCAGGCTACGACCTGCCCCTGCGCATGGAGTTCTTCGGCGACACTCTGGAACGTATCGGCCTTTTCGAGCCCATGTCCCAGCGCTCCAGAACGGAGCTCGAAACCGTGGCTCTTCTGCCCGTTACGGGCTGCATCGGAGCCGGAACCTACCGCGAGGACGCCCGCGCCATGTACGATGGCTGGCTGCGGCTGGGGGAACTGTCCCGTACGGCCCGCGCGGCTCTGGAAGAGGAGGACGCCCCGGCCGGTCTGCCGCCCGCCATGTACTATCCCGGTGCGGTGGGGCTCGACGCCTGGCTGCCCCGGGACAGCGTATTCATCATCGCCGAGGCCCAGGACCTGCGGACCAAGTTGGAGGAGGCGGGATGGGCTTGGCAGAACCATTTCCGGGAGCGGGAATGGCCCCGGCAGGGGCTTGTGCTCACCTCCGGGGACGCCCGCAAAATCTGGGAGGGCAGCCGCCGGATACTCTGCGAAAGTCTGGTCATGGGCGTGCGCGGGGACGGAGAGGAACTGCCCGAAGAGAGCGTGAACGGCTTCGAGGACCTGTTCTGGACGCCCGAAAGCCGCAACAGGCCCTGGCGGGCGCTCATGCAGGCGTTGCCCGAATGGCGGCGGATTTACGACCAGACGCTTTTCTGCTTCCACACGGAGCAGTCCCGGCGGAAATTTCTGCAGCTGGCGGCTCAGGATCAGCACGTTCTGAAGACGGAATACAGCGCTTCGGAGCGGGGCATCTTCGCTCTGGTCGGCTCGCTGGGCCGGGGCATGCGCCTGCCGTGGGCACGGATGCAGATTCTGCCGGAATCCGTGCTTCAGCCCGGTGCGCCCAAGGCTCACAAGGCGGCCGCCCGTGCCTTTCGCGGTCTGGACACCTTCGACGATCTGGAGGCCGGGGCCCTGCTCATTCACCGCGATTACGGCCTGTGCCGGTTCGGGGGACTGCACCGGATCCGTTTCGGATCCGTGGCCAATGACTATCTGCTTCTTCAGTACGAGGGGGAGGACCGCCTTTACCTGCCTGTGGACAGACTGGGGCAGGTGCAGCGCTACAAGGGACCCGAGGGCGCGACCCCGGCTCTGGACAGACTGGGCGGAACGGCCTGGACGAGGGCCAGGGAGCGGACCCGGCAGTCCGTGGCCAAGATCGCCCGCGATCTGGTGGAAATGTACGCCTTCCGCAAGATCGCCAAGGGTTTCACCTATCATCCCCTGTCGGAACTGTACTGGGAATTCGAGGCCGGGTTCGGCTTCGAGGCCACGCGGGATCAGGAGAAGGCCATTGCCGACGTGCTGGCCGACATGGAACGCTCCGAACCCATGGACCGTCTGGTCTGCGGCGACGTGGGCTTCGGCAAGACCGAAGTGGCGCTGCGGGCCGCCTTCCGGGCGGTGGTGGATGGCAAGCAGGTGGCGCTTTTGTGTCCCACCACGGTGCTGGCGGAGCAGCATTATCAGACTTTCCGGCAGCGCATGGAGCCTTTTTCCATCAGCGTGGGCCTTTTGAGCCGCTTTGTGCCCGCGGCGGGCCAGAAGCGGGTGATCGACGCCGTGCGCCGGGGGCAGGTGGACGTGCTCATCGGCACCCACCGGATGCTCTCCAAGGACGTGGAGTTCGCCAATCTGTCCCTGCTCATTCTGGACGAGGAGCAGCGCTTCGGCGTCAAACACAAGGAACGCATCAAGAAAATGCGCTCCACCATCGACGTGCTGACCCTGACCGCGACGCCCATCCCCCGCACCTTGCAGTTGTCCCTGTCAGGCATCCGGGGCCTGAGCGTCATCGAAACCCCGCCCAGAGACAGAAAGCCCGTGGAAACCTCCCTTATGGAGCGCGATGCAGGAGAGCTCCGCCCCATTCTGGAGCGGGAACTGGCCCGCGGCGGGCAGGTATTCTGGGTGTATAACCGCGTGCAGGGACTGGAGCGGGTGGCGGAATTCGTTTCCTCTCTGGCCCCCCAGGCGCGGGTGGGCATGGCTCACGGCCAGATGAAGGCTCAGGATCTGGAAGACACCATGCACAGGTTCTGGCACGGCGAGCTGGACATTCTGGTGTGCACGGCCATCGTGGAGTCGGGGCTCGATTTTCCCCGGGCCAACACGCTCATCGTGGACCAGGCCCAGCTTTTCGGTCTGGGGCAGCTCTATCAGCTGCGCGGCCGGGTGGGGCGCTCCAGCGAACAGGCCTACGCCTATTTCATCATTCCGGATCTGGACCGCCTGCAGGAAACTTCCCGCAAGCGGCTGAAAATCATTCTGGACATGGATTATCTGGGCGCGGGCTTCAAGGTGGCCATGGAAGATCTGCGCCTGCGCGGCGCGGGCAACATTCTGGGCGAGGCCCAGTCCGGCACCATGGGCAAGGTCGGTCTCGACCTTTTTCTGGAGATGCTGGAAGAGGAAGTGGCCAGACTGCGCGGCGGCAAGGTGGAGACGCACATCGAGCCGGAACTCAATCTCGGCTTTCAGGCCCTCATCCCCGAGGAATACATGCCCGACGGCCAGGAACGGCTGCAATGCTACAAAAGTCTGTCCTCCTGCCGGGAAGAGGCGGAAATCCTGGAAATCGTGGATGATCTCCGGGACCGCTTCGGCTCCCTGCCCGAGGCCCTGAAGACATTCGTGGCCGTACTCATGGTCAAGATCGACGCGCGGCGGCTGGGCGCAGTGCGGGTGGATCTGTTCGAGGACCGGGCCCTCATGCACTGGGACGAGACCAGGCACAGCCTGGACCTTGAGAAGCTGATGACCTGGGTCCGGGAACGGGCCGATTCGGCCCGGCTCCTTCCTCCGGCTAAACTGGAACTGCGCATGGCCGGACAGTCTTCGCGGGCGGAAGCCATGCGTCTGCTCAAGGACATGCTGACGGATCTGCGCCGCAGGCTGCACGGTGAAGACAATCCCAAGATTGAACTGGACGCGGCTCTGGCTCAAGGGTAG
- a CDS encoding glycerate kinase type-2 family protein — MPTSPLLHIAKGALSACAVAPAMRSALSLSGTILNIAGHDYDLSRFRRVTALGAGKAAAAMAQALRDLLGPALSGGLMVTKYGHGLPLDGIEVLESAHPVPDRAGEAAAGTLLEHAAAAGENDLVFFLLSGGASALIPSPRPPVTLEDKMRATRLLLDCGADIHEINAIRKHLSRIKGGHLAEALAPATVITLIVSDVLGDKLDVIGSGPTAPDQATFADCLEIIGRFALRDRMPASVLEVLERGAAGLLPETAKTGRSFFTKVRHHIVASNGMALDGAAAAARELGYAPHVLTGNLSGDVQNAAVMLARAARNHRAPACLLAGGETTVTVRGRGKGGRNQELALRLALELEKNPPQAAVSVLCLGTDGSDGPTDAAGGILGPETLARARAAGLHPEPYLDNSDAYTFLRQAGALLVTGPTRTNVMDVAALLLDPIRL, encoded by the coding sequence ATGCCCACTTCGCCGCTTCTGCATATAGCTAAAGGTGCCCTTTCCGCCTGTGCTGTGGCTCCGGCCATGCGTTCCGCCCTCAGTCTCTCCGGCACAATCCTCAATATAGCCGGGCATGATTACGATCTGTCCCGGTTCAGGCGCGTGACCGCCCTCGGTGCGGGAAAGGCCGCGGCAGCCATGGCCCAGGCCCTGCGCGACCTGCTCGGCCCGGCCCTGTCCGGAGGGCTCATGGTCACCAAATACGGACACGGCCTGCCTCTGGACGGCATCGAAGTACTGGAATCGGCCCATCCCGTGCCGGACCGCGCGGGTGAGGCCGCGGCCGGGACGCTCCTTGAACACGCGGCCGCAGCCGGTGAAAACGATCTGGTCTTCTTTCTCCTGTCCGGCGGGGCCAGCGCCCTCATCCCCAGCCCCAGGCCGCCCGTGACGCTGGAGGACAAAATGCGGGCCACCCGCCTGCTGCTGGACTGCGGGGCGGACATCCACGAGATAAACGCCATCCGCAAGCACCTCTCCCGGATCAAGGGCGGCCATCTGGCCGAGGCGCTGGCCCCGGCCACGGTGATCACGCTCATCGTCTCCGACGTGCTGGGAGACAAGCTGGATGTCATCGGCTCCGGCCCCACCGCTCCGGACCAGGCCACCTTCGCCGACTGTCTGGAAATCATCGGCCGCTTCGCCCTGCGGGACCGCATGCCCGCCTCCGTGCTGGAAGTGCTGGAGCGGGGCGCCGCCGGACTGCTGCCCGAAACGGCCAAAACCGGCCGGAGTTTCTTCACGAAGGTGCGGCACCACATCGTCGCCAGCAACGGCATGGCTCTGGATGGCGCGGCGGCCGCGGCCCGGGAGCTCGGCTACGCGCCGCACGTGCTGACCGGAAATCTGAGCGGAGATGTGCAGAATGCCGCCGTCATGCTGGCCCGGGCGGCCCGGAATCACCGGGCTCCGGCCTGTCTGCTGGCCGGGGGCGAGACCACGGTCACCGTGCGCGGCAGGGGAAAAGGCGGACGCAATCAGGAACTGGCCCTGCGTCTGGCTCTGGAACTGGAAAAAAATCCGCCTCAGGCGGCCGTCTCCGTGCTCTGCCTGGGCACGGACGGAAGCGACGGCCCCACGGACGCGGCAGGCGGCATTCTCGGCCCGGAAACCCTGGCCCGGGCCAGAGCCGCCGGGCTGCACCCCGAGCCCTATCTGGACAACAGCGACGCCTACACTTTTCTGCGGCAGGCCGGGGCCCTGCTCGTCACCGGTCCGACCCGCACCAATGTCATGGATGTCGCGGCGCTGCTGCTGGATCCGATTCGGCTGTAA
- a CDS encoding AAA family ATPase, which yields MKPILYIFSGLPGTGKTTLSRLLARHIRAAHIRIDTIEQALKDLCATDIQGEGYRLAYRVASDILSAGVSVAADSCNPVELTRREWEQTALNAGARYVNIEVVCSDEEEHRTRVEARLKAFPESGQPAWADVKNREYHHWTVERIVLDTSGKTEHECLHELLAGLPEHPA from the coding sequence TTGAAGCCGATCCTCTACATATTTTCGGGCCTGCCGGGCACCGGAAAAACCACGTTGTCCCGGCTGCTGGCCCGCCATATCCGGGCGGCCCACATCCGCATCGACACCATCGAACAGGCCCTGAAAGACCTGTGCGCCACTGATATTCAAGGCGAAGGGTACCGTCTGGCCTACCGGGTGGCCTCCGATATCCTGAGCGCGGGCGTCAGCGTGGCCGCCGATTCCTGCAACCCTGTCGAACTGACCAGACGCGAATGGGAACAGACGGCCCTTAACGCAGGCGCGCGGTACGTGAACATCGAAGTCGTCTGTTCGGACGAGGAAGAACACCGCACCAGAGTGGAAGCGCGGCTCAAGGCCTTCCCGGAGTCCGGCCAGCCCGCCTGGGCGGACGTGAAAAACCGCGAGTACCACCACTGGACGGTGGAAAGAATCGTGCTCGACACGTCAGGCAAGACCGAACACGAATGCCTCCACGAGCTTCTGGCCGGACTTCCGGAGCATCCCGCCTGA
- a CDS encoding DNA topoisomerase 3, whose translation MSRTLVIAEKPSVARELAAVLGVHGRGEGCLQSDRYVVTWAVGHLVNIAEPARQNPAWSGRWSMRQLPMLPSRFALDILPSTARQYELIREFLLAGDIGEVINATDAGREGELIFRRIYLLAGADKPIRRLWASDMTEKGLRKAFAQLVDGGEKRNLGHAAFARAEADWLVGMNFSRLFTLRAGSLITVGRVQTPVLKLLVDRRREIENFVPQDYWTVEGEFGREETFRATWFAPPQYKDSKIWSLAEGEEITASCRAESGEVLDLEKKKGRQKPPLPFDLTTLQKEANARLNLSARETLEIAQSLYEKRKLITYPRTDSRHLTKELFAECLDNLRAVYPHFPEISARAAANIQAGKKFDCVNDKKVTDHHAIIPTAARASRQALSGPEWAVYEMICRRFAATFMDEALFDGSTLWIGVDGHRFRATGKMFRDRGWLEAEPWRAAEDNPLPALRKGDGVPLCGLTLAAHKTKPPAHFTDATLLAAMETAGKLVDDEELREAMKERGLGTPATRAQIIETLLGRGYAAKDGKRLLATDLGCWAVDVVCSMIPQVASPEMTGEWEKRLKEMEQGRYAYGVFMHQVREMVASGVKTVRAGGAAPPPCPVPPERKKNGKDAAPRGAPLAAEITAESDPAAAPRHP comes from the coding sequence GTGTCCAGAACGCTTGTCATCGCCGAAAAGCCCTCTGTGGCCAGGGAACTGGCCGCCGTGCTCGGCGTGCACGGCCGGGGCGAGGGCTGCCTGCAAAGCGACCGGTACGTGGTCACCTGGGCCGTGGGACACCTGGTCAACATCGCCGAACCGGCGCGGCAGAATCCGGCCTGGTCCGGCCGCTGGTCCATGCGGCAGCTGCCCATGCTGCCGTCCCGGTTCGCGCTGGACATCCTGCCTTCCACCGCCAGACAGTACGAACTCATCCGGGAATTTCTGCTGGCCGGAGACATCGGCGAGGTCATCAACGCCACGGACGCGGGGCGGGAAGGGGAGCTCATTTTCCGGCGCATTTATCTGCTGGCGGGCGCGGACAAACCCATCAGGCGTCTTTGGGCCAGCGACATGACCGAGAAGGGGCTGCGCAAGGCTTTCGCCCAGCTGGTGGATGGCGGGGAAAAGCGTAATCTGGGGCATGCGGCCTTTGCCCGGGCCGAGGCCGACTGGCTGGTGGGCATGAACTTTTCCCGGCTGTTCACGCTGCGCGCGGGGAGTCTCATCACCGTGGGCCGGGTGCAGACGCCCGTGCTGAAACTGCTGGTGGACCGGCGGCGGGAAATCGAAAACTTCGTTCCGCAGGATTACTGGACCGTGGAAGGGGAGTTCGGCCGGGAGGAAACCTTCCGGGCCACCTGGTTCGCGCCGCCGCAATACAAGGACTCCAAAATATGGAGTCTGGCCGAAGGGGAGGAAATTACCGCGTCCTGCCGGGCGGAGAGCGGGGAAGTGCTGGACCTGGAAAAGAAAAAGGGCAGACAGAAGCCGCCTCTTCCCTTCGATCTGACCACCCTGCAGAAGGAAGCCAACGCCCGGCTGAACCTGTCGGCCAGGGAGACTCTGGAAATCGCCCAGAGCCTGTATGAAAAACGCAAACTCATCACCTATCCGCGCACGGATTCCCGTCATCTGACAAAGGAGCTGTTCGCGGAATGCCTGGACAATCTGCGCGCCGTCTATCCCCATTTTCCGGAGATAAGCGCCAGGGCCGCGGCCAACATTCAGGCTGGAAAAAAATTCGACTGCGTGAACGACAAGAAGGTCACGGACCACCACGCCATCATCCCCACGGCGGCCAGGGCCAGCCGGCAGGCGCTGTCCGGCCCGGAGTGGGCCGTGTACGAGATGATCTGCCGCCGTTTCGCCGCGACGTTCATGGACGAGGCTCTCTTCGACGGTTCCACGCTGTGGATCGGGGTGGATGGGCACCGTTTCCGGGCCACGGGGAAAATGTTCCGGGACCGGGGCTGGCTGGAGGCCGAGCCGTGGCGCGCGGCCGAGGACAACCCTCTGCCCGCCCTGCGCAAGGGCGACGGCGTGCCGCTATGCGGCCTGACTCTTGCCGCCCACAAGACCAAGCCTCCGGCCCATTTCACCGACGCCACCCTGCTGGCGGCCATGGAAACGGCGGGCAAACTGGTGGACGACGAAGAGCTGCGCGAGGCCATGAAGGAGCGCGGCCTGGGCACTCCGGCCACGCGGGCGCAGATCATCGAAACGCTCCTCGGGCGCGGGTACGCGGCCAAGGATGGTAAACGGCTGCTGGCCACGGATCTGGGCTGCTGGGCCGTGGATGTGGTCTGTTCCATGATACCGCAGGTGGCGTCGCCGGAAATGACCGGCGAATGGGAGAAGCGGCTGAAGGAAATGGAGCAGGGACGGTACGCCTATGGCGTGTTCATGCATCAGGTGCGGGAGATGGTCGCCTCGGGCGTAAAGACGGTCCGGGCGGGAGGAGCGGCTCCACCGCCGTGCCCTGTTCCGCCTGAACGGAAGAAAAACGGGAAAGATGCGGCCCCTCGGGGAGCACCGCTTGCAGCGGAGATTACAGCCGAATCGGATCCAGCAGCAGCGCCGCGACATCCATGA